One part of the Bdellovibrio sp. KM01 genome encodes these proteins:
- a CDS encoding potassium channel family protein produces the protein MLMHKRRKKIYITRFTAMISHPLFWILTLAGNIMIILGAALIYYSESFGLNHPNFIDCLMWSTSIVTTIGFIPWVPETQVGKVTAIALMFFGTFFVWSYMAFLVTTLISPALSTIEKDVEDVERELSEIRTKQR, from the coding sequence ATGCTTATGCACAAACGCAGGAAAAAGATATATATCACGCGCTTTACGGCAATGATAAGCCACCCACTGTTCTGGATCTTAACTTTGGCCGGAAATATTATGATAATACTTGGAGCGGCTCTGATCTACTATTCAGAGTCATTCGGCTTAAACCACCCAAATTTTATAGATTGTCTAATGTGGAGTACCAGTATAGTGACAACAATTGGGTTCATTCCGTGGGTTCCAGAGACTCAGGTGGGAAAAGTTACAGCAATAGCCCTTATGTTTTTTGGTACATTCTTCGTTTGGTCATATATGGCATTTCTGGTAACGACACTTATATCTCCAGCCCTTTCCACTATTGAAAAAGATGTTGAAGATGTAGAAAGGGAACTTTCAGAAATTCGAACAAAACAACGGTAA
- a CDS encoding rhodanese-like domain-containing protein: MSGKNIFVGKFVPGVAVSIILASHLAFAKDVFLDVRTAEEFSQGHIPNAINIDVLKTDFSSKVSELNRNDVYKVYCKRGSRAKKAVTIMHDLNFKNLDNLGSYEDAQVYFKKSQDAADTP, encoded by the coding sequence ATGTCAGGTAAAAATATCTTTGTTGGAAAATTTGTTCCAGGAGTTGCTGTGTCCATCATTTTAGCTTCCCATCTTGCTTTTGCAAAAGATGTGTTCCTGGATGTCAGAACTGCGGAAGAATTTTCTCAAGGACATATACCCAATGCCATAAACATTGATGTTCTGAAGACGGACTTTAGCAGCAAAGTATCAGAATTGAATCGAAATGATGTGTATAAAGTCTATTGCAAAAGGGGAAGCCGTGCAAAAAAGGCTGTCACGATAATGCACGACTTAAACTTTAAAAATTTAGATAATTTGGGAAGTTATGAAGATGCGCAAGTATACTTCAAAAAGTCGCAAGATGCTGCCGATACGCCATAG
- a CDS encoding GAF domain-containing sensor histidine kinase: MEPLAVDGMNGANILLGKIVQEINTKMGSGCAFDQILESIFDALIILIPFDRIGIALVDADTKSIRLEWVKSRVDVNAVKRGYSANLEGSSLKRIIETGEPRIINDLREYAAVHTQSVSTKLILKDGMLSNLTCPLRSDNKAIGVVFFSSRDPNTYRDAHIQVFKSIADELSVVVEQAKLKNYFTEIRKRDLALSKIIHDIRSPVSVIEGYLELASEEGWYDSLPTKFKDICSILKRNTNSILSLLDELRDYSLVSIPKGPLTPLNLTEVAVNDFCIDISAVGKILSATKDISFETDLSEGLPLVITIDRNRMQRVLENLITNSIKFSKRDTKITFSVWSHDDRIYFSVADQGLGIRTDELPKLFTDFGKTSTLPSEGEKSSGLGLAIVKNIIEQHRGQISVESTVGRGSTFTFWLPLGGP; this comes from the coding sequence ATGGAGCCGCTTGCGGTGGATGGTATGAATGGTGCGAATATATTGTTGGGCAAGATAGTTCAAGAAATAAATACTAAGATGGGATCGGGGTGTGCATTTGATCAAATACTTGAATCTATCTTTGATGCACTCATCATATTAATTCCATTTGATAGAATTGGTATAGCATTGGTGGATGCTGATACGAAATCGATTCGATTAGAATGGGTAAAGTCTCGAGTGGATGTCAACGCTGTCAAACGGGGCTACTCGGCTAATCTCGAGGGAAGCAGTTTAAAAAGGATTATAGAAACAGGGGAGCCGCGGATCATAAATGATTTACGCGAGTATGCTGCCGTTCATACTCAATCTGTCTCGACGAAATTGATATTAAAGGACGGGATGCTTTCCAATTTAACCTGTCCTTTAAGATCCGATAATAAAGCAATTGGAGTGGTTTTTTTTTCAAGTCGCGATCCTAACACCTATCGGGATGCCCATATTCAAGTGTTTAAGTCTATTGCTGATGAATTGTCAGTTGTCGTGGAACAGGCAAAGCTAAAGAACTATTTCACTGAAATTAGAAAACGTGACTTGGCCTTGTCCAAAATTATTCACGATATAAGGTCTCCCGTCAGCGTTATTGAGGGATATCTAGAATTGGCGTCTGAAGAGGGATGGTACGATTCTTTACCGACAAAATTTAAAGATATTTGCTCAATTTTAAAACGAAATACCAATTCTATACTCAGTTTGTTGGATGAATTAAGAGATTATTCATTAGTATCCATCCCTAAAGGTCCTCTGACGCCATTGAATTTAACGGAAGTTGCTGTGAATGATTTTTGTATTGATATTTCAGCTGTCGGCAAAATACTCTCTGCCACGAAGGATATTTCGTTTGAGACCGATTTGTCCGAAGGTTTACCCCTCGTTATCACGATTGATCGGAATCGAATGCAGCGCGTGCTAGAAAATCTGATTACAAACTCAATCAAATTTTCCAAAAGAGACACCAAAATCACTTTTTCAGTTTGGTCCCATGATGACCGGATTTACTTTTCAGTAGCCGACCAAGGTTTGGGAATACGCACCGATGAACTACCGAAACTTTTCACTGATTTTGGCAAGACGAGCACCCTGCCCAGCGAAGGCGAGAAAAGTTCTGGCTTAGGCTTGGCGATTGTTAAAAACATTATCGAGCAACATCGTGGCCAGATATCCGTCGAAAGTACTGTGGGACGTGGATCTACATTTACATTTTGGTTGCCTCTGGGAGGGCCGTGA
- a CDS encoding cation-transporting P-type ATPase produces MRTVISVSALKGMPLTNEGLRSDQVIVQQNRFGRNEFTNSSKARWWQILWGSLKDPMILLLFVTGTIFLSVGNRHEALTLYVAILPLLLMDLYLHRRTEISTEDLKNKISKIASVIRDNKASEINCDELVPGDLILLKTGDVLPADGYLESSESILLNESILTGESLPVSKVSLGALPTILNDDQLSIDSACLVYAGTRVMRGKGILRLYRTGSHTEYGMIIQSLSSVPKERTALQKSISDLVKLLTIAGLCGCVVLGLIRLFQGDSLANALLSAAIFAVAAMPEEFPIVFSFFLGVGVYRLAKKKALVKRAVTVESIGRVQCICTDKTGTMTSGELTLSEVLPSQSFSRQQLLEAAASASEEHPVDPVDVVISIAFGKDHLKKIKVFPFTEMRKKETAICKTPEDQVMGFSKGAPEVIFKQCELTEADLLYWRSLVSKYSNMGMKVIACARQAKVSDREIETEPVNGFSLLGILGFSDPLRPGVKNAIEFCQKNRIKVLMLTGDHPGTALAIASQAGMGNEHPKVLTFEDRPELWSEQGILDKASELLEYDVIARCNPLHKLWIVRSLRTHFSVVAVTGDGVNDVPAIQQADIGIAMGKRGVQSARDVASIVLADDNFVTIINAIQEGKQLLKNLNSSFEYLLLMQVPLVLGALIIPMMGQPLLFLPVHLVWLELILHPTSLLGFQMDVSKSKKFQENDFFNKERILAISLKGLLVCAFMSSNFFLALWENKGVAHARANALLVLILAGISYHLFKTRLSTRASFSIFLLNSVVTVAIFQVSYFATFLSVDVLSLSDWVRASLMVVLSISLSELVIKTWNYKS; encoded by the coding sequence GTGAGAACGGTAATTTCTGTAAGTGCATTAAAAGGAATGCCATTAACCAACGAAGGACTTCGAAGCGATCAGGTGATTGTACAACAGAACCGCTTTGGAAGGAACGAATTCACGAATAGTTCAAAGGCTCGTTGGTGGCAAATTCTCTGGGGATCACTTAAGGATCCGATGATACTACTATTGTTTGTAACCGGAACAATCTTTCTTTCGGTTGGTAATCGTCACGAGGCATTAACTCTTTATGTGGCGATTTTGCCGCTTTTATTGATGGATCTTTATTTACATCGCCGTACTGAAATATCAACTGAAGATTTAAAAAATAAAATCAGTAAGATTGCTTCGGTAATCAGAGACAACAAAGCTAGCGAAATTAACTGCGATGAATTAGTGCCGGGAGATCTTATTTTATTAAAGACCGGTGACGTTTTGCCGGCTGACGGCTACCTGGAATCATCCGAAAGTATACTGCTCAATGAATCGATTCTGACGGGAGAGTCTTTACCAGTTAGTAAAGTGTCGTTGGGTGCGTTGCCGACAATTTTGAACGATGATCAGCTGTCCATTGATTCTGCCTGCCTTGTGTATGCCGGGACCCGGGTGATGCGCGGAAAAGGCATCCTGAGGTTATATAGAACTGGTTCTCATACTGAGTATGGAATGATCATCCAATCTTTATCGAGCGTGCCAAAAGAACGAACGGCATTACAAAAAAGTATATCTGATTTGGTCAAGCTGCTCACGATAGCGGGTTTATGTGGCTGTGTCGTTCTTGGTTTGATTCGGTTGTTTCAAGGTGACAGTTTAGCCAATGCTCTATTAAGCGCCGCAATTTTTGCAGTGGCCGCGATGCCAGAGGAATTTCCGATCGTGTTTTCTTTTTTTTTAGGTGTCGGGGTGTATCGGCTTGCTAAGAAGAAAGCCTTGGTTAAGAGAGCTGTCACCGTTGAAAGCATTGGCAGAGTTCAATGCATATGTACTGACAAAACCGGAACAATGACTTCCGGTGAGCTGACACTTAGCGAGGTTTTGCCCTCACAGAGTTTTTCGAGACAGCAACTTTTAGAAGCTGCGGCGAGTGCGTCGGAGGAACACCCGGTGGATCCCGTTGATGTCGTAATTTCAATAGCGTTCGGAAAAGATCACTTAAAAAAGATTAAAGTCTTTCCATTTACAGAAATGCGGAAAAAGGAAACTGCAATCTGTAAAACCCCTGAGGATCAAGTCATGGGCTTCAGCAAAGGCGCTCCAGAGGTCATCTTTAAACAGTGCGAACTAACGGAAGCTGATCTACTGTACTGGCGGAGTCTCGTTTCCAAATATTCTAATATGGGTATGAAAGTTATAGCGTGCGCTCGCCAGGCGAAAGTTTCAGATCGAGAGATTGAGACGGAGCCCGTGAATGGGTTTTCGTTGTTGGGTATTTTAGGGTTTTCTGATCCTTTGCGTCCGGGTGTTAAAAATGCGATCGAATTCTGCCAAAAAAACCGAATCAAGGTACTCATGCTTACTGGCGATCACCCCGGTACCGCTTTGGCAATCGCGTCCCAGGCGGGGATGGGAAACGAACACCCCAAAGTACTGACTTTCGAGGATCGTCCCGAGTTGTGGAGTGAGCAAGGGATACTGGACAAGGCCTCCGAGCTTTTAGAATACGATGTCATAGCAAGGTGTAATCCACTTCATAAATTGTGGATCGTTCGTTCTCTCAGGACGCATTTTTCGGTCGTCGCGGTGACGGGTGATGGCGTAAACGATGTTCCTGCAATTCAACAAGCAGATATTGGAATAGCAATGGGCAAACGGGGCGTACAATCTGCCAGAGACGTGGCCTCTATAGTTTTAGCTGATGACAACTTCGTGACCATCATTAATGCGATACAAGAGGGAAAACAACTATTAAAAAACCTGAATTCCAGTTTTGAATATTTATTGTTGATGCAGGTCCCACTCGTGCTCGGCGCTTTGATAATTCCTATGATGGGGCAACCGCTGCTTTTTTTACCAGTTCATTTAGTTTGGTTAGAGCTCATCCTTCACCCAACGTCCTTGTTGGGTTTTCAGATGGATGTATCTAAATCAAAAAAATTCCAAGAAAACGACTTTTTCAATAAAGAACGAATATTAGCTATTTCCCTTAAAGGATTACTAGTGTGTGCTTTTATGTCTTCAAACTTCTTTCTTGCGCTATGGGAGAACAAAGGGGTCGCGCATGCACGAGCCAACGCCTTACTGGTGCTAATATTGGCGGGCATTTCTTATCATCTATTTAAGACGAGGCTTTCGACGAGGGCGAGCTTTAGTATTTTTTTGTTAAACAGTGTTGTGACTGTTGCGATTTTTCAGGTTTCTTATTTCGCTACTTTTCTATCGGTAGATGTCCTTAGTCTTTCTGACTGGGTAAGGGCATCTCTTATGGTTGTTTTATCGATCTCATTATCTGAATTAGTGATAAAAACGTGGAACTATAAATCATGA
- a CDS encoding sigma-54-dependent Fis family transcriptional regulator, with protein sequence MNQLSSSDFRSHHPLIRDLLRSLPRIASTDANILIQGESGTGKEMLARYIHRLSPRASKPLLAINCSAIPEALLESEFFGHRKGAFTGAVCDHKGIFESVRGGTVFLDEIGDMPFHLQSKLLRVIQERSVRPIGSPFEHKVDFTIIAATHKNLKSEIKNSKFREDLYYRLNVIPMSLPPLRQRHDDIPDLIEGFIKKFSKKYALTEDLSLSENAVSELKSHSWPGNIRELENFIERTIVFNLNKTKIEKVDLPSFEEREDFQQFNYFRNFPTLSDLEENYIRYVLASVNLHQGRAAEILGISRRTISRLLNQKTHDL encoded by the coding sequence GTGAACCAACTGTCATCGTCAGATTTTAGATCTCATCATCCCTTGATTCGAGACCTATTAAGATCATTGCCCAGAATAGCTTCCACCGATGCAAATATACTTATCCAAGGTGAAAGTGGCACTGGTAAAGAAATGCTAGCCAGATATATTCATCGGTTAAGTCCAAGAGCATCTAAACCCTTACTTGCCATTAATTGTTCCGCAATCCCCGAAGCTCTTCTAGAATCAGAATTTTTTGGCCATCGTAAAGGAGCTTTTACGGGCGCAGTTTGTGATCATAAGGGAATCTTTGAGTCGGTACGCGGAGGCACGGTTTTTTTGGATGAAATAGGTGACATGCCTTTTCATCTTCAGTCTAAACTCTTACGAGTTATTCAGGAGCGAAGTGTACGGCCCATTGGCTCCCCATTTGAACACAAAGTGGACTTCACCATTATCGCTGCAACCCATAAGAATCTAAAGAGCGAAATCAAGAATTCCAAGTTTAGGGAAGACCTGTATTATCGGCTCAATGTTATTCCCATGTCCCTCCCCCCGCTGCGTCAACGCCATGATGATATTCCGGATTTGATTGAAGGGTTTATTAAAAAGTTTAGCAAAAAATATGCCCTTACGGAGGATCTAAGTTTAAGCGAAAACGCAGTGAGCGAATTAAAATCGCATTCTTGGCCCGGAAACATTCGCGAGCTTGAAAACTTTATCGAACGCACGATCGTGTTCAATCTGAATAAAACAAAAATAGAAAAAGTCGATCTTCCAAGCTTTGAAGAAAGGGAAGATTTTCAACAATTTAATTATTTTAGAAATTTTCCGACCTTATCCGATCTAGAGGAAAATTATATTCGCTATGTATTAGCTTCGGTGAATCTGCACCAGGGTAGAGCGGCAGAAATATTGGGGATCAGTCGCAGAACGATTTCCCGGCTTCTAAATCAAAAGACTCATGATTTATAG
- a CDS encoding Hsp20/alpha crystallin family protein, which produces MASNLQKWFENRSPFRGLSNMEDPFDRLMNELMNMKRNGGLGSFEFSPSCDLAEEENQYIATFDLPGVNKDQVKVEVDNNQITVSAERKEEKKKDTKRTHLSEIHYGSYQRSFTIPGTIDEKKIDAKFENGVLTLIVPKTESSKLKQIPVH; this is translated from the coding sequence ATGGCCAGCAATTTACAAAAATGGTTTGAGAACAGAAGTCCCTTTCGTGGTTTGTCGAACATGGAGGATCCTTTTGACAGATTAATGAATGAATTGATGAATATGAAACGCAATGGCGGTCTTGGATCTTTCGAGTTTTCCCCTTCTTGCGATCTAGCAGAAGAAGAAAATCAGTATATCGCGACTTTCGATCTGCCCGGTGTGAACAAAGACCAGGTCAAAGTGGAAGTAGATAACAATCAAATCACTGTGTCTGCCGAGCGCAAAGAAGAAAAGAAAAAGGACACAAAAAGAACCCATCTTTCAGAAATTCATTATGGTTCCTATCAGCGTAGTTTCACAATCCCTGGTACTATAGATGAAAAAAAAATCGATGCAAAATTTGAGAACGGTGTTCTGACATTAATCGTACCAAAAACCGAATCATCCAAGCTCAAGCAAATTCCCGTGCATTAA
- a CDS encoding erythromycin esterase family protein: MERLENRVQAGKFLAEKFLNFELYNPIVLALPRGGVPVAAEISSVLQCPLDVLLIKKIGAPQNPEFAIGAVGEDGTVILNHNTVRTLNVDGSYIKKTAALKSKDLKEQLRRFRGNTNRQSMNGRDIIVVDDGLATGATMTVALRMLRKQNPRKIFVALPVAPPDSVAQIKELADEVICLMTPKNFTSVGIWYEEFDQVSDEEVIAKLQESRSNTEFIRELELSIDGDNVSLPGNLNLVPNGKGLIIFAHGSGSSRNSPRNQYVATELNKVGFSTLLFDLLSEEESKNRANVFNIPLLAQRLLLAVRTMNALPETKKLSIGFFGASTGAGAALHAAAEIPDKLFAVVSRGGRPDLAEDMLKVVKAPCLLIVGGNDEPTLSLNKKALSSLQNAELVIVPGATHLFEEDGALTEVVEEASSWFQKHLTSTSRITPEEMIVTELKNKAVPFHGIGSLDEVIEKVSKSRIVMLGEATHGTHEFYVLRRMISERLIQDHGFNFIAVEGDWPDFQRLNKFINGSTSSGADSELKKFSRWPTWMWANSEVTKLLEFLKEEQIPIYGLDVYSLFESIDAVKSYAQEKDLDLGLTVEIAYSCFDAFHQNEKDYARHLTQFPEGCRKEVLSILRKLLRLRIDEIHNSKSELSDAQQNARIVAHAEDYYRKMLLGGADSWNVRDLHMAETLATLLKNHGPESKCIVWAHNSHIGDYHATEMAGQGYVNLGGIAREQFGIQEVSLVGFGTYQGKVLASHSWEGKETEMNLPSAPASTFEDYCHKTCRDLKSSGFSIVFEAKEREGHLGKRQYGHRAVGVVYDSHNENRRMNYVPTIPAQRYDAFVFVDETTAVHPLKTRTSALDLPETWPGGV, encoded by the coding sequence ATGGAGAGACTTGAGAACAGAGTTCAGGCCGGAAAATTTTTAGCAGAGAAATTTTTGAATTTCGAATTGTACAATCCCATTGTTCTGGCATTGCCAAGAGGTGGCGTGCCGGTTGCGGCAGAAATATCCAGCGTTCTGCAATGTCCTTTGGATGTTTTATTAATAAAAAAAATTGGAGCGCCTCAAAATCCTGAGTTTGCGATCGGAGCCGTTGGTGAAGATGGAACGGTAATTTTAAATCATAATACCGTACGCACGCTTAATGTTGATGGTTCCTATATTAAAAAAACGGCGGCTCTAAAATCCAAGGATCTTAAAGAACAGCTAAGAAGATTTCGTGGAAATACGAACCGTCAATCAATGAATGGCCGTGACATTATTGTGGTTGACGATGGGCTGGCCACTGGTGCAACCATGACTGTCGCCCTACGCATGCTCCGAAAGCAAAATCCGCGAAAGATTTTCGTGGCACTTCCGGTGGCCCCCCCTGACAGTGTGGCTCAGATTAAAGAACTGGCCGATGAAGTCATCTGTTTAATGACTCCCAAGAATTTTACGTCCGTGGGAATATGGTATGAAGAATTCGACCAAGTCTCGGACGAGGAAGTTATTGCGAAACTCCAGGAATCCAGGAGCAATACTGAATTTATCCGAGAATTAGAACTTTCCATTGACGGCGACAATGTATCCTTACCAGGAAATTTGAATCTTGTACCCAACGGAAAAGGTCTCATTATCTTTGCCCACGGAAGTGGGAGCAGCCGCAACAGTCCCAGAAATCAATATGTTGCTACGGAGTTGAACAAAGTCGGCTTTAGCACGCTCTTGTTTGATCTTCTGTCTGAAGAAGAGTCAAAAAATCGAGCCAATGTATTTAATATTCCTCTCTTGGCCCAGCGCTTGCTTTTAGCCGTGCGGACTATGAATGCACTGCCAGAAACAAAAAAACTCTCCATAGGATTCTTTGGTGCCAGTACAGGTGCTGGTGCCGCCCTTCATGCTGCTGCCGAGATCCCAGACAAATTATTTGCAGTTGTTAGCAGAGGGGGACGCCCGGATCTTGCGGAGGACATGCTGAAGGTTGTAAAAGCTCCCTGCCTTCTTATCGTGGGTGGAAATGATGAACCAACCTTGTCATTGAATAAAAAAGCACTCTCTTCGCTGCAAAATGCGGAATTGGTAATCGTGCCTGGCGCTACTCATCTTTTCGAGGAAGACGGCGCATTGACCGAGGTCGTCGAGGAAGCGTCTTCCTGGTTTCAAAAACATTTAACATCTACTTCAAGGATCACTCCAGAAGAAATGATTGTGACGGAACTCAAGAACAAAGCCGTCCCATTTCATGGAATAGGCAGTCTTGATGAAGTGATAGAGAAAGTATCCAAATCCAGAATTGTGATGTTAGGGGAAGCCACCCATGGCACCCATGAATTTTATGTTTTACGCCGTATGATCTCCGAACGGCTGATTCAAGATCACGGATTCAATTTTATTGCTGTCGAGGGAGATTGGCCCGATTTTCAACGACTCAATAAATTTATAAACGGAAGTACATCGTCAGGCGCGGATTCAGAGCTTAAGAAATTTTCTCGTTGGCCCACATGGATGTGGGCTAATTCCGAAGTGACCAAACTATTGGAATTCCTGAAGGAGGAGCAAATACCCATATACGGTCTTGATGTCTATTCTCTTTTTGAATCTATCGATGCCGTTAAAAGTTACGCCCAAGAAAAGGATCTGGATTTAGGCTTGACGGTCGAAATCGCTTACTCGTGCTTTGATGCTTTTCATCAGAATGAAAAAGATTACGCACGTCACCTAACACAGTTTCCCGAGGGATGTCGTAAGGAAGTCCTTTCCATCCTTCGAAAACTTTTACGTCTTCGAATCGATGAAATCCACAATTCGAAATCTGAATTGTCAGATGCACAACAAAATGCTCGCATCGTCGCCCACGCAGAAGACTATTATCGAAAGATGTTGCTGGGTGGCGCCGATTCCTGGAATGTTCGCGATCTTCACATGGCTGAAACCCTCGCAACCCTTTTGAAAAACCACGGGCCTGAAAGCAAGTGTATAGTCTGGGCACACAACAGTCATATCGGTGATTACCATGCTACTGAAATGGCAGGCCAAGGATATGTCAATCTGGGAGGTATCGCCAGGGAACAATTTGGTATTCAGGAAGTCTCTTTGGTCGGCTTCGGAACATATCAGGGAAAGGTTTTAGCCTCACATTCCTGGGAAGGAAAAGAAACTGAAATGAATCTCCCTTCTGCTCCCGCGTCAACTTTTGAAGACTACTGCCACAAAACCTGCAGAGATCTAAAGAGCTCTGGTTTCAGTATCGTTTTTGAAGCCAAAGAGCGTGAGGGCCACCTGGGAAAAAGACAGTATGGCCATCGAGCTGTCGGCGTCGTCTACGATTCTCATAATGAAAATCGTCGAATGAACTATGTCCCTACGATTCCGGCACAACGATATGACGCTTTCGTATTTGTCGACGAAACCACGGCCGTGCATCCGCTTAAAACTAGAACTAGCGCGCTGGACCTTCCCGAGACTTGGCCTGGAGGGGTATGA
- a CDS encoding MBL fold metallo-hydrolase RNA specificity domain-containing protein, with translation MNITFLGGAGTVTGSKYLVTSGDDQILVDCGLFQGLKQLRLLNWEKLNIDVKKLKAVILTHAHLDHCGYLPLLVAQGFTGPIYCTPPTLDITKVILEDSARIQIEEADFANKKHFSKHTPAKPLYDLEDVKRTLPLLKAIDFYSKFSVGSLEIQFQSSAHILGAASVYISNETQRLLFSGDIGRYQDPLMPAPLPPGEADCIIMESTYGDRVHDGVTSFEQLKKLLNDCWRRKSVLLIPAFALGRAQNLIYEILQLKNLGLVAEELPIYFNTPMGSQICEIYCKYPDYLRINAAKFASDISRIKFIRSAEESRQLNEKQGPMVIIAASGMLTGGRVLHHLKAFAENSNNTILLAGFQVVGTRGWSIASGAKQVKVHGNFVNVNAQIIQTDCFSAHADKPELLFWLSQASHKPKKVFLVHGEPSASDELRKLIERDLKIETIVPLLNSSYNIEVTTGRQNPKDNLSHTSDEMS, from the coding sequence ATGAATATTACTTTTTTAGGTGGAGCCGGCACTGTCACTGGATCAAAATATCTTGTGACGAGCGGTGATGATCAAATACTTGTGGATTGTGGTCTCTTTCAGGGATTGAAACAACTTCGTCTTCTGAACTGGGAAAAGTTGAATATTGATGTCAAAAAATTAAAAGCCGTAATCTTAACCCACGCACATCTTGACCACTGCGGATACCTCCCTTTGCTGGTTGCACAAGGTTTCACTGGTCCTATATATTGCACACCACCGACATTGGACATTACTAAAGTCATTCTCGAGGACTCAGCAAGAATTCAAATTGAAGAAGCCGATTTTGCCAATAAAAAGCATTTTAGTAAGCACACCCCAGCCAAACCCCTTTATGACCTGGAAGATGTGAAAAGAACACTGCCCTTACTGAAAGCAATAGATTTCTATTCTAAATTTTCAGTGGGTTCCCTGGAAATTCAATTTCAATCAAGCGCCCATATTCTGGGGGCGGCTTCGGTATATATATCGAACGAAACTCAACGCCTGCTATTTTCTGGAGATATCGGAAGATATCAAGATCCTCTCATGCCAGCGCCCCTACCACCGGGTGAAGCTGACTGCATAATTATGGAATCAACCTACGGCGATAGAGTCCACGACGGCGTAACCTCATTTGAACAGCTTAAAAAACTACTTAACGACTGCTGGCGCAGGAAAAGCGTTCTTTTAATTCCCGCATTCGCATTAGGTCGAGCGCAAAATTTAATTTACGAAATACTCCAACTAAAAAATCTTGGACTTGTGGCTGAAGAGCTGCCGATTTATTTCAACACTCCCATGGGAAGCCAAATATGCGAAATTTATTGCAAGTACCCTGACTACTTAAGAATCAATGCCGCAAAATTTGCATCCGATATTTCCAGGATAAAATTTATAAGAAGTGCTGAGGAATCTCGGCAATTAAATGAAAAACAAGGCCCTATGGTCATCATCGCGGCAAGCGGTATGCTGACGGGCGGAAGAGTTTTACATCACCTAAAAGCATTTGCAGAAAATTCGAATAATACGATACTACTTGCCGGTTTTCAGGTCGTAGGAACTCGCGGCTGGTCCATTGCTTCCGGTGCAAAACAGGTAAAGGTCCACGGCAATTTTGTAAACGTGAATGCACAAATTATTCAAACAGATTGTTTTTCTGCCCACGCTGACAAACCTGAACTTTTGTTCTGGCTATCACAAGCAAGTCACAAGCCAAAGAAAGTCTTTTTGGTGCATGGCGAACCTTCAGCATCTGATGAACTGCGAAAATTGATTGAACGAGATTTGAAAATTGAAACGATCGTTCCCCTGCTCAACTCCAGTTATAACATTGAGGTTACAACAGGTCGGCAAAATCCAAAGGACAACTTGTCTCATACGAGCGACGAAATGTCCTAA
- a CDS encoding AAA family ATPase, producing MSRNDFRVVLTGGPGGGKTTAAELFRREINRHIVIVPESATLLYSGGFPRSVRSDVRKIAQKAIYNVQLCLEEAQAAEYGSPVLLCDRGTVDGGAFWPGNSSEYFESLGTTLKQELARYDAVIFFETAAVSGLPFLSGNPLRIETEKEAVELDIKLRELWSQHENFIFIPHDVSFVRKVQAGLLAMQTVIEKELGKSPKDLRSLHLSSRNDRSPS from the coding sequence GTGAGTCGAAATGATTTTCGTGTAGTTTTGACCGGAGGACCTGGTGGGGGAAAAACGACGGCTGCCGAGTTGTTTCGTCGAGAAATAAACCGCCACATTGTGATAGTGCCGGAATCTGCCACTCTGTTATATTCGGGAGGGTTCCCTCGATCTGTGCGCAGCGATGTGCGAAAAATAGCCCAGAAAGCAATATATAACGTGCAATTATGCCTTGAGGAAGCTCAGGCTGCTGAATACGGGAGTCCGGTCTTACTTTGTGATCGGGGTACCGTTGATGGCGGTGCATTTTGGCCGGGAAATTCGTCAGAATACTTTGAAAGTTTGGGCACTACTTTAAAACAGGAATTGGCTCGCTATGACGCTGTCATTTTTTTCGAGACAGCAGCCGTCAGTGGCCTCCCGTTCTTAAGTGGCAATCCACTGCGGATAGAAACTGAAAAGGAAGCGGTCGAGTTGGATATCAAGCTTCGCGAACTTTGGTCTCAGCATGAGAACTTTATCTTTATTCCTCACGATGTCTCGTTTGTTCGGAAAGTACAAGCGGGCCTCCTTGCAATGCAAACTGTAATCGAAAAAGAATTAGGAAAATCGCCTAAAGATTTACGGAGTTTGCATTTGAGCTCTCGAAACGACCGGTCACCTTCTTAA